A single region of the Pseudomonas granadensis genome encodes:
- a CDS encoding NAD(P)/FAD-dependent oxidoreductase produces MPAWRTISLWMDQLDESLTARPELERDLDVDVAIIGAGYTGLWTAYYLKKHAPGLDIAIVEAQTAGFGASGRNGGWLMGNLLGEDRLLAGLSPQQRWASFDLLHSIPDEVEVVLEQESIDCDYRKGGVLYCAARYPEQEATLRDYLAKLHAQGLTDDDYRWLSPEQLAQQIRIAKPYGGIYAPHVATIHPAKLVRGLARTVQNMGVKIYENSPVTQWQSGSLRTAKASVRSRWIVPAVEGYSVTLPPLGRYQLPVQSLIVATEPLSQATWDEIGLNRGQAFSEFSRQVTYGQRSADNRLTFGARGGYQFAGKLRHNFDLSRDEVELRRYLFGELFPQLKNVQITHAWGGNLGMSRHFKPHMLCDRANGIALSGGYGGEGVGASNLGGRTLADLILERDSELVHQPWVLADGGIHALRAWEPEPCRWLGYNAIIKSFVHEDQTLANPVTAPWRRKLASRVAGFMEGFMH; encoded by the coding sequence ATGCCGGCGTGGCGCACGATCAGTTTGTGGATGGACCAGCTCGACGAGTCGCTGACCGCGCGACCTGAGCTGGAGCGGGACCTGGACGTCGATGTGGCGATTATCGGCGCCGGTTACACCGGGCTGTGGACGGCCTATTACCTGAAAAAACACGCACCGGGCCTCGACATTGCGATTGTCGAAGCGCAAACCGCCGGTTTCGGCGCGTCCGGGCGCAATGGCGGCTGGCTGATGGGCAACCTGCTAGGCGAGGATCGCTTGCTCGCCGGATTGTCGCCGCAGCAGCGCTGGGCGTCATTCGATCTGCTGCACAGCATTCCCGATGAGGTAGAGGTCGTCCTCGAACAGGAAAGTATCGACTGTGATTATCGCAAGGGCGGGGTGCTTTACTGCGCGGCGCGTTATCCGGAGCAGGAAGCGACCCTGCGCGACTATCTGGCGAAACTGCACGCCCAAGGCCTGACCGACGACGATTACCGCTGGCTCAGCCCGGAACAACTGGCGCAACAGATCCGCATCGCCAAGCCATACGGCGGCATTTACGCGCCTCATGTAGCGACCATTCACCCGGCGAAACTGGTGCGGGGGCTGGCGCGTACCGTGCAGAACATGGGTGTGAAGATCTACGAAAACAGCCCGGTCACGCAATGGCAGTCCGGCAGTTTGCGCACGGCCAAGGCCAGTGTGCGCAGCCGCTGGATCGTGCCGGCAGTCGAGGGCTATTCGGTAACGCTGCCACCGCTGGGCCGTTATCAGTTGCCGGTGCAAAGCCTGATCGTCGCCACCGAGCCGCTGTCGCAGGCGACCTGGGACGAAATCGGCCTCAATCGCGGTCAGGCCTTCAGCGAATTCAGTCGCCAGGTCACCTATGGCCAGCGCAGCGCCGACAATCGTTTGACCTTCGGCGCACGCGGCGGCTACCAGTTCGCCGGCAAGCTGCGCCACAACTTTGATCTGAGCCGTGATGAAGTCGAACTGCGGCGTTATCTGTTCGGCGAACTGTTTCCGCAGCTGAAAAACGTGCAGATCACCCACGCCTGGGGCGGCAATCTCGGCATGTCGCGACATTTCAAGCCGCACATGCTGTGTGACCGCGCCAACGGTATTGCGCTGTCCGGCGGTTATGGCGGGGAGGGCGTCGGTGCCAGCAATCTCGGCGGCCGAACCCTGGCCGATCTGATTCTTGAACGCGACAGCGAGCTGGTCCATCAGCCTTGGGTGCTGGCGGACGGCGGCATTCACGCCTTGCGCGCGTGGGAGCCGGAACCATGCCGCTGGCTCGGTTACAACGCGATCATCAAAAGCTTCGTCCACGAGGACCAGACCCTGGCGAATCCGGTGACCGCACCGTGGCGACGCAAACTCGCCAGCCGCGTCGCCGGTTTTATGGAAGGTTTCATGCATTGA
- the pgm gene encoding phosphoglucomutase (alpha-D-glucose-1,6-bisphosphate-dependent) gives MTLSPFAGKPAPAELLVDIPRLVTAYYTGQPDASISTQRVAFGTSGHRGSSFDLSFNEWHVLAISQAICLYREAQGITGPLFVGIDTHALSTPAGASALEVLAANGVTVMIAEGDEYTPTPAISHAILCYNRGRTSGLADGIVITPSHNPPQSGGYKYNPTNGGPADTHITKWIEAKANELLANKLAGVKRISYEQALKASTTHRHDYVNTYVADLINVIDFDAIRDAKLRLGVDPLGGAGVRYWSAIAEHYRLDLQVVNKEVDATFRFMTVDWDGQIRMDPSSSHAMQGLIGLKERFDVAFACDPDHDRHGIVTPSGGLLAPNNYLAVSIDYLFQNRPQWRADAAVGKTVVSSGLIDRVAKRLGRRLYEVPVGFKWFAEGLFDGSLGFGGEESAGASFLRKDGGVWSTDKDGLIPALLAAEMTARTGRDPSQAYKALTDELGEPFSVRVDAKANPEQKALLSKLSPAQVTSTELAGEKIQSILSHAPGNDQAIGGLKVMTENGWFAARPSGTEDIYKIYAESFIGDDHLKQLVVEAQALVDGAISSR, from the coding sequence ATGACACTCAGTCCTTTTGCGGGCAAACCGGCACCGGCAGAACTGTTGGTCGACATCCCGCGACTGGTAACGGCTTACTACACCGGACAGCCCGACGCGTCGATTTCCACTCAGCGTGTGGCGTTCGGTACTTCCGGACACCGGGGCAGCTCGTTCGACTTGAGTTTCAACGAGTGGCACGTTCTGGCAATCAGCCAGGCGATCTGCCTGTACCGAGAAGCGCAAGGTATCACCGGGCCATTGTTCGTCGGCATCGACACGCATGCGCTGTCAACCCCGGCCGGTGCCAGCGCGCTGGAAGTTCTGGCCGCCAACGGTGTCACGGTGATGATCGCCGAGGGCGACGAATACACCCCGACACCGGCCATTTCCCACGCCATTCTTTGCTACAACCGTGGCCGCACCTCGGGTCTGGCGGACGGCATCGTCATCACGCCGTCGCATAACCCGCCACAAAGCGGTGGTTACAAATACAACCCCACCAATGGCGGACCAGCCGACACCCATATCACCAAGTGGATCGAAGCCAAGGCCAATGAACTGTTGGCCAACAAGCTCGCCGGCGTCAAACGCATCAGCTACGAGCAGGCGCTCAAGGCCAGCACTACTCATCGCCATGACTACGTCAATACCTACGTAGCCGACCTGATCAATGTGATCGACTTCGATGCCATTCGTGACGCCAAGCTGCGTCTGGGCGTTGATCCGCTGGGCGGAGCAGGGGTGCGCTACTGGTCGGCGATCGCCGAGCATTACCGTCTGGATCTGCAAGTGGTCAATAAAGAAGTCGATGCAACGTTCCGCTTTATGACCGTTGACTGGGATGGCCAGATTCGCATGGACCCGTCGTCAAGCCACGCGATGCAAGGCCTGATTGGCTTGAAAGAACGTTTCGACGTGGCGTTTGCCTGCGACCCGGATCATGACCGCCACGGTATCGTCACGCCGTCCGGTGGTTTGTTGGCGCCGAACAACTATCTGGCGGTTTCCATCGATTACCTGTTCCAGAACCGGCCGCAATGGCGCGCCGATGCTGCCGTGGGTAAAACCGTGGTCAGCAGCGGCTTGATCGACCGTGTCGCAAAGCGTCTGGGCCGTCGCCTGTACGAAGTGCCCGTCGGTTTCAAATGGTTCGCGGAAGGCCTGTTCGATGGTTCGCTGGGTTTCGGCGGCGAAGAAAGTGCCGGTGCGTCGTTCCTGCGCAAGGACGGTGGCGTCTGGAGCACCGACAAGGATGGTCTGATTCCGGCATTGCTCGCTGCGGAAATGACCGCGCGCACCGGGCGCGATCCGAGCCAGGCGTACAAGGCGCTGACCGATGAACTGGGTGAACCGTTCTCGGTGCGTGTCGATGCCAAGGCCAATCCAGAGCAGAAAGCGCTGCTGAGCAAGCTGTCGCCGGCGCAGGTCACCTCGACCGAACTGGCGGGCGAGAAAATCCAGAGCATTCTCAGCCATGCACCGGGCAACGATCAGGCGATCGGCGGTTTGAAGGTAATGACCGAGAACGGCTGGTTCGCTGCGCGGCCGTCGGGCACTGAAGACATCTACAAGATTTACGCCGAGAGCTTTATCGGTGATGACCACCTCAAGCAACTGGTGGTTGAAGCGCAGGCATTGGTGGATGGGGCGATTTCCAGCCGTTGA
- a CDS encoding polyamine ABC transporter substrate-binding protein: MIRKTLALAPLMLAVSLAQAAETVKVYNWSDYIAPDTTKNFEKATGIGVTYDVYDSNETLDGKLMTGKSGYDVVFPSNHFMARQIQGGALKKLDKSQLPNWKNLNPVLLKALQTNDPNNEHGFPYLWGSTGIGYNIAKVKAVLGDNAPVDSWDLIFKPENMEKLQKCGVAILDNGPELLPAALNYLGLPHHSKNPEDYKKAEALLMKVRPYVSYFHSSKYTSDLANGDICVAVGFSGDILQAENRAKEAKNGVEIGYAIPREGAAIWFDMVAMPADAPDEKAGYAFMNYLLRPEVMAGISNYVHYANGNAQADGLIDPAIRNDTKVYPSPEMMGKLFALEAMPLNIDRVRTRVWNKIRTGS; the protein is encoded by the coding sequence ATGATCCGCAAGACCCTCGCTCTGGCACCGCTGATGCTCGCCGTTTCCCTTGCTCAGGCCGCAGAAACGGTCAAGGTTTACAACTGGTCCGACTACATCGCGCCGGACACCACCAAAAATTTTGAAAAAGCCACGGGCATCGGCGTGACGTACGACGTCTACGACAGCAACGAAACCCTGGACGGCAAGTTGATGACGGGTAAGTCCGGTTACGACGTGGTGTTTCCGTCCAACCATTTCATGGCCCGGCAGATTCAGGGCGGGGCGCTGAAGAAACTCGACAAGAGCCAGTTGCCGAACTGGAAGAATCTCAATCCGGTGCTGCTCAAGGCGTTGCAGACCAATGACCCGAACAACGAGCACGGTTTTCCGTATCTGTGGGGCAGCACGGGCATTGGCTACAACATCGCCAAGGTCAAAGCGGTATTGGGCGACAACGCGCCGGTGGATTCCTGGGACCTGATTTTCAAACCCGAGAACATGGAAAAACTGCAGAAGTGTGGGGTGGCGATTCTCGACAATGGCCCGGAATTGCTGCCGGCGGCGCTCAATTATCTGGGCCTGCCGCACCACAGCAAGAATCCCGAGGACTATAAAAAAGCCGAAGCGCTGTTGATGAAAGTGCGGCCGTACGTGAGTTATTTCCATTCGTCGAAATACACCAGTGATCTGGCCAATGGCGATATTTGCGTGGCGGTGGGGTTTTCCGGGGACATTTTGCAGGCGGAGAACCGGGCGAAAGAGGCTAAGAACGGCGTCGAGATTGGTTATGCGATTCCCAGGGAGGGCGCGGCGATCTGGTTTGACATGGTGGCCATGCCGGCTGATGCACCGGATGAGAAGGCCGGGTATGCGTTCATGAACTATCTGTTGCGGCCTGAGGTGATGGCGGGGATCAGTAATTATGTGCATTACGCCAATGGCAATGCGCAGGCGGATGGGTTGATTGATCCGGCGATCCGCAACGATACCAAGGTTTATCCGAGTCCGGAGATGATGGGCAAGCTGTTTGCGCTGGAGGCGATGCCGTTGAATATTGACCGGGTGCGGACGCGGGTTTGGAACAAGATTCGTACGGGGAGCTGA
- a CDS encoding AraC family transcriptional regulator: MHADDDGPEQTQATAGTVMRYHLSWKHRDLDSVMALYHPDIQYNDFFQNRVLGLDELREYVRVSMPRESDELLEHCDRIRVDGNTAFIQYEVTLRGGDGLVSFRSSEAITVKDGLIWRVNEYASLVRTQADGTSSSSQRPAESRLGLSPRQLSFMAEDLQQYFGKQQPYLDPELDLQRVAKECGYSRNQISYLLNQVLGQSFYRYVNQARLQHLLRSLDSAVPPLRVDELAFAAGFNSLSAFYSCFRQHTGQSPKAYVKQISLRARAQDTG, from the coding sequence ATGCACGCCGATGATGACGGCCCCGAACAGACCCAGGCCACGGCTGGCACGGTCATGCGCTATCACTTGAGCTGGAAACACCGCGATCTGGACAGCGTGATGGCGCTGTATCATCCGGACATCCAGTACAACGATTTCTTTCAGAATCGCGTGCTCGGCCTTGATGAGTTGCGCGAATACGTGCGCGTCAGCATGCCGCGAGAATCCGACGAACTGCTTGAGCATTGCGACCGCATTCGCGTCGATGGCAATACCGCGTTCATTCAATACGAAGTGACGTTGCGCGGTGGCGACGGCTTGGTGTCGTTTCGCTCGAGCGAGGCGATCACCGTCAAGGACGGGCTGATCTGGCGGGTCAATGAATATGCCTCGCTGGTGCGTACGCAAGCAGATGGCACATCCTCGTCAAGCCAGCGCCCGGCAGAGAGTCGCCTGGGACTGTCGCCGCGCCAGTTGAGTTTTATGGCCGAAGACCTGCAGCAGTATTTCGGAAAGCAGCAGCCGTATCTCGATCCCGAACTCGATTTGCAGCGAGTGGCGAAGGAGTGTGGCTACAGTCGCAACCAGATTTCCTACCTGCTGAATCAAGTGCTCGGGCAAAGCTTTTACCGCTATGTCAATCAGGCGCGCCTGCAGCATTTGCTGCGTTCGCTCGACAGCGCGGTGCCGCCGTTGCGCGTCGATGAGCTGGCGTTTGCCGCCGGTTTCAATTCGTTATCGGCGTTTTATAGCTGTTTCCGCCAGCACACCGGCCAGTCGCCCAAAGCCTACGTCAAACAAATTTCTTTGCGGGCACGCGCGCAAGACACTGGCTAA
- a CDS encoding UvrD-helicase domain-containing protein, protein MAQHTPDLPPELRPLAEMPWFKRLAARFFGHGLTRLRAQHRASWLHGQADGFRSGHTAGVDYGFKQGKLEGLEEGRQVLLIRDSRNTEHRPPSVDNHLFDDWRLPLTADLKKRMKADVVRLLPAHVQPSAAQWKMIFSETPSTSVVAGAGAGKSTTLVLRILLLKHYLGFELDSMTVVTFTRESRKDFINKLIEVFALWDLAVNLRQARELVRTFHSRILPMVRSLPGFERLQAFENLSDRAQGAAEEVDSNPFDLRINDAQRLQLNACYHRLFNEDERFRQLIQPLSRAGLQLKELERDHPDVQKRVAVTELAARRDEELCDVIEDLWFRAGAWPIKGIEPNRQTFEINGAKFHSHGYIPSLDAWVVLGFDHRENPQLSRPNAKLSVRAEWAVKRTLFQAFCRKSLIWLDSYESSKRILATLAGDASAGPGFDYKVKGELASAPLLDCFVGAAGFIENLGLDVPDAVGRMSFAKDDPDRFFFEALSLFWRAFEDHLLDQKPPVMTYNRMFALFSEHSPENLKLLSDELLRPLSHLMIDEFQDVSPQIVSWIRASLAEIRSRGPAMHVGRGAQRSSLLCVGDDWQSIYGWRGSSPSYFMAFDKEFPSPSTTRVMLSDNYRSHQHIIDAAEHIVRAAPAIPGKKAKASGTPKPLQAVNVLERDDQALAERLSEHYRQGHSILMLYRKSSDKSLIAEHIKPVLNVDSSLPYEARRLKQLTYHSAKGLQADAVFLLGDCQHLTSSPYKNQVYRMAGLGKAGDSEPYDNAQKDEILRLAYVGITRAVSHCYWYVEPQDAQAVNMPRASDRVASNKPFFADQRKVRQTT, encoded by the coding sequence GTGGCGCAACACACCCCCGATCTCCCTCCCGAACTTCGTCCATTGGCCGAGATGCCCTGGTTCAAACGCCTGGCGGCGCGTTTTTTCGGCCATGGCTTGACCCGTTTGCGCGCGCAGCACCGTGCGTCCTGGTTGCACGGGCAGGCGGATGGCTTTCGCAGCGGGCACACCGCCGGTGTCGATTACGGCTTCAAACAAGGCAAGCTCGAAGGGCTGGAGGAAGGTCGGCAGGTCTTGCTGATTCGCGACAGCCGCAACACCGAGCACCGCCCGCCCAGCGTCGACAATCATTTGTTCGACGATTGGCGACTGCCGCTGACGGCCGACCTGAAAAAACGCATGAAAGCCGATGTCGTGCGCTTGTTGCCTGCCCACGTGCAGCCAAGCGCCGCGCAATGGAAGATGATCTTCAGCGAAACGCCGTCGACCTCGGTGGTCGCCGGAGCCGGCGCGGGTAAGTCGACCACGCTGGTGCTGCGTATCCTGCTGCTCAAGCACTATCTGGGTTTCGAGCTGGATTCAATGACTGTGGTGACCTTCACCCGCGAGTCACGCAAGGATTTCATCAACAAACTGATCGAAGTGTTCGCACTCTGGGATTTGGCAGTGAACCTGCGCCAGGCTCGCGAACTGGTGCGCACCTTTCATTCGCGCATTCTGCCGATGGTGCGCAGCTTGCCCGGTTTCGAGCGTTTGCAGGCTTTCGAGAACCTCAGTGACAGAGCGCAGGGCGCTGCCGAAGAGGTCGACAGCAACCCGTTTGACCTGCGCATCAATGACGCGCAGCGTCTGCAGCTCAATGCCTGCTATCACCGCTTGTTTAACGAAGACGAACGTTTCCGGCAGTTGATTCAGCCGTTGTCCCGCGCCGGTTTGCAGTTGAAGGAGCTGGAGCGCGATCACCCGGACGTACAAAAGCGTGTAGCGGTAACGGAGCTGGCCGCCCGACGTGATGAAGAACTCTGCGATGTGATCGAGGACCTTTGGTTTCGCGCCGGTGCGTGGCCGATCAAGGGCATCGAACCGAATCGGCAGACGTTCGAGATCAATGGTGCAAAATTCCATAGTCATGGCTACATCCCGAGTCTTGATGCCTGGGTAGTGCTGGGTTTCGATCACCGCGAGAACCCTCAGCTTTCCCGGCCCAACGCCAAGCTCAGCGTGCGTGCCGAATGGGCAGTAAAACGCACCCTATTTCAAGCTTTCTGTCGTAAGTCATTGATCTGGTTGGATAGTTACGAGTCGTCGAAGCGCATCCTGGCGACCTTGGCCGGGGATGCCAGCGCCGGGCCGGGCTTCGACTACAAGGTCAAGGGCGAGCTGGCTTCGGCGCCGTTGCTCGATTGTTTTGTCGGCGCGGCCGGGTTTATCGAGAACCTGGGGCTGGATGTACCCGACGCAGTCGGTCGCATGAGTTTCGCCAAAGACGACCCGGACCGGTTTTTCTTCGAGGCGCTGAGCTTGTTCTGGCGCGCCTTCGAAGATCATCTGCTCGATCAGAAACCACCGGTCATGACTTACAACCGGATGTTCGCCTTGTTCAGCGAGCATTCGCCGGAAAACCTCAAGCTGTTGAGCGATGAGCTGCTCCGGCCGCTGTCGCATCTGATGATTGACGAATTTCAGGACGTTTCGCCGCAGATCGTTTCCTGGATACGGGCAAGCCTCGCTGAAATCCGCAGCCGAGGTCCGGCCATGCACGTCGGGCGCGGGGCACAGCGCTCGTCGTTGCTGTGCGTTGGCGATGACTGGCAGTCGATCTATGGCTGGCGCGGCAGTTCGCCGAGTTACTTCATGGCGTTCGACAAGGAATTCCCGTCGCCGAGCACGACGCGGGTGATGCTCAGCGACAATTACCGCAGCCACCAACACATCATCGATGCCGCCGAACATATCGTTCGCGCGGCACCGGCCATCCCGGGCAAAAAGGCAAAGGCCAGCGGTACGCCCAAGCCATTGCAAGCGGTCAACGTTCTCGAGCGTGACGATCAGGCACTGGCTGAGCGGTTGTCCGAGCACTATCGCCAAGGCCATTCGATCTTGATGCTTTATCGAAAAAGCAGCGATAAGTCGTTGATAGCAGAGCATATTAAGCCAGTACTTAATGTAGATTCGAGCTTGCCGTATGAAGCTCGACGTCTGAAACAACTGACCTACCACAGCGCCAAAGGCCTGCAGGCCGATGCGGTGTTCCTGCTCGGTGATTGCCAACACCTGACCAGTTCGCCTTACAAGAATCAGGTTTACCGCATGGCCGGGCTGGGTAAAGCGGGCGACAGCGAGCCGTATGACAATGCCCAGAAAGACGAAATCCTGCGCCTGGCCTACGTTGGCATCACCCGTGCGGTCAGCCATTGCTACTGGTACGTTGAACCGCAGGACGCGCAAGCGGTGAACATGCCACGGGCGTCCGATCGGGTCGCCAGCAACAAGCCGTTCTTTGCTGATCAGCGCAAGGTCAGACAAACCACCTGA
- a CDS encoding DUF1652 domain-containing protein, which produces MNKGFSKVTFPNACQLMRWHFHPMGFEATMDAPGSMVARLFDRASGETMIAIAGIPCATVMNAADVERIIEAVEDELEAFIPPQSFRSYA; this is translated from the coding sequence ATGAATAAAGGGTTTAGCAAAGTCACGTTCCCCAATGCATGCCAGCTGATGCGCTGGCATTTTCATCCCATGGGTTTCGAAGCAACGATGGACGCGCCAGGCAGCATGGTCGCCCGTCTGTTCGATCGCGCCAGTGGGGAAACCATGATTGCCATCGCCGGTATTCCCTGCGCGACGGTCATGAATGCGGCAGACGTGGAACGAATCATCGAGGCTGTGGAGGATGAGCTGGAAGCTTTCATTCCTCCACAGTCTTTCAGGAGTTACGCCTAG
- a CDS encoding pirin family protein: protein MLELRPFDSLGAAHHGWLDAHHHFSFAEYYDPQRMNWGNLRVWNDDVIAAGSGFPQHPHRDMEIITYVREGAITHQDNLGNKGRTEAGDVQVMSAGTGIAHSEYNLEAQDTRIFQIWILPTETGAPPSWGAKPFPKGQREGFVTLASGKDGDDQSLRIRADARLVAANLKAGETAEYRLDEGRRAYLVPATGVIEVNGLRAQARDGVAVAQEQVLTVTAIEDSEIVLVDLA from the coding sequence ATGCTTGAACTCAGACCTTTCGATTCGCTGGGCGCCGCCCACCACGGCTGGCTTGATGCCCACCACCATTTTTCCTTCGCCGAGTATTACGACCCGCAACGCATGAACTGGGGCAACCTGCGCGTCTGGAATGACGACGTGATCGCCGCCGGCAGCGGTTTCCCGCAGCATCCGCACCGCGACATGGAAATCATCACCTATGTGCGTGAAGGCGCGATCACACACCAGGACAACCTTGGCAACAAGGGCCGCACCGAGGCAGGTGACGTGCAAGTGATGAGCGCTGGCACTGGCATTGCACACAGCGAATACAACCTGGAAGCCCAGGACACGCGGATTTTCCAGATCTGGATTCTGCCGACCGAAACCGGCGCGCCGCCGTCCTGGGGTGCCAAACCGTTTCCCAAAGGCCAGCGTGAAGGGTTTGTAACCTTGGCCAGCGGCAAGGACGGTGACGACCAGAGCCTGCGAATCCGCGCCGATGCGCGCCTGGTGGCGGCAAATCTCAAGGCTGGTGAAACCGCAGAATACCGTCTGGATGAAGGGCGCCGTGCGTATCTCGTTCCGGCCACCGGTGTGATTGAAGTCAATGGCTTGCGTGCACAAGCTCGAGACGGCGTTGCGGTGGCGCAGGAGCAAGTGCTGACCGTCACGGCGATTGAAGACAGTGAAATTGTGCTGGTGGATCTGGCTTAA
- a CDS encoding cupin domain-containing protein, translating to MSITQFKNTATLQLDESSPVAVPLGEPVAIASTTSVERDEGVETGVWECTPGRWRRQITAQEFCHFISGRCTFTPDDGGETLHIQGGDALMLPANTLGIWDIQETVRKSYVLIF from the coding sequence ATGAGCATCACCCAGTTCAAGAATACCGCCACGTTACAACTCGACGAATCCAGCCCGGTGGCCGTGCCCCTCGGCGAGCCGGTCGCGATCGCCTCGACCACCAGCGTCGAGCGCGACGAAGGCGTCGAAACCGGGGTCTGGGAATGCACGCCCGGGCGCTGGCGCCGGCAGATCACCGCGCAGGAGTTCTGCCATTTCATTTCCGGACGTTGCACCTTCACCCCCGATGACGGTGGAGAAACTCTGCACATACAAGGTGGCGACGCACTGATGTTGCCAGCCAACACGCTCGGTATCTGGGACATCCAGGAAACCGTGCGCAAGAGCTACGTGCTGATTTTCTGA
- a CDS encoding serralysin family metalloprotease, protein MSKVKTNAIDSAEQALLLSAAPQSLAAASSAYNQINSFSHQYDRGGNLTVNGKPSYTVDQAATQLLRDGAAYQDKDGSGKIELTYTFLTSASFSTMNKHGISGFSQFSAQQQAQAKLAMQSWADVANVTFTEKASGGDGHMTFGNYSGGQDGAAAFAYLPGTGAGYDGTSWYLINRGYTQNKNPDLNNYGRQTLTHEIGHTLGLAHPGDYNAGNGNPTYNDATYGQDTRGYSIMSYWSESNTDQNFSKGGVEAYASGPLMDDIAAIQKLYGANMNTRTGDSTYGFNSNTGRDFLSASSSSDKVVFSVWDAGGRDTLDFSGFTQNQKINLNDASFSDVGGMVGNVSIAKGAIIENAIGGAGSDLLIGNSVANELKGGAGNDILFGAGGADKLWGGSGSDTFVFAASSDSKPGAVDQILDFVSGLDKIDLTGITNGAGLHFVNTFTGAAGDAVLTSSGGNSLLSVDFSGHGVADFIVSTVGQAATSDIVA, encoded by the coding sequence ATGTCGAAAGTCAAAACCAATGCTATTGATTCCGCCGAGCAGGCTTTGTTGCTGTCTGCGGCGCCGCAGTCGCTGGCCGCTGCCAGTTCGGCGTATAACCAGATCAATAGCTTCAGCCATCAATATGACCGTGGCGGTAATCTCACGGTCAATGGCAAACCCTCGTACACCGTCGATCAGGCGGCGACCCAGTTGCTGCGCGATGGCGCTGCCTATCAGGACAAGGATGGGAGCGGCAAGATCGAGCTGACCTATACGTTCCTGACCTCGGCGTCGTTCAGCACGATGAACAAGCACGGGATCAGTGGGTTCAGCCAGTTCAGTGCGCAGCAGCAGGCTCAGGCCAAGCTGGCCATGCAGTCCTGGGCCGATGTCGCCAACGTGACCTTCACCGAGAAAGCCTCGGGCGGGGACGGGCACATGACCTTTGGCAATTACAGCGGTGGTCAGGATGGCGCTGCGGCGTTTGCCTATTTGCCGGGGACCGGTGCCGGTTATGACGGTACGTCGTGGTACTTGATCAACCGTGGTTACACGCAGAACAAGAACCCGGATCTGAACAACTACGGCCGTCAGACCCTGACCCACGAGATCGGTCATACCCTCGGTCTTGCGCACCCCGGTGACTACAATGCCGGCAATGGCAACCCGACCTACAACGATGCGACCTACGGGCAAGACACCCGCGGCTACAGCATCATGAGCTACTGGAGTGAAAGCAACACCGACCAGAACTTCAGCAAGGGCGGGGTGGAAGCGTATGCCTCCGGGCCGCTGATGGACGATATCGCTGCCATCCAGAAGCTCTACGGCGCCAACATGAACACCCGTACCGGTGACAGCACTTACGGTTTCAACTCCAACACCGGGCGCGATTTCCTCAGTGCTTCGTCGTCCAGCGACAAAGTGGTGTTCTCGGTCTGGGACGCGGGCGGCAGGGACACCCTGGATTTCTCCGGTTTCACCCAGAACCAGAAAATCAACCTCAATGACGCCTCGTTCTCCGATGTCGGTGGCATGGTCGGCAACGTGTCGATTGCCAAAGGCGCGATCATCGAAAATGCCATTGGCGGTGCCGGCAGTGATCTGTTGATCGGCAACAGCGTGGCCAACGAGCTGAAGGGCGGTGCCGGTAACGACATCCTCTTCGGCGCGGGCGGTGCCGACAAGCTGTGGGGCGGTTCAGGTTCGGACACGTTTGTGTTTGCGGCCAGCTCCGATTCCAAGCCGGGGGCGGTCGATCAGATCCTCGATTTCGTCAGCGGTCTGGACAAGATCGACCTGACCGGCATCACCAACGGCGCAGGCCTGCACTTCGTCAACACCTTCACGGGTGCAGCCGGCGATGCGGTACTGACCTCGTCGGGCGGCAACAGCCTGTTGTCGGTGGACTTCTCCGGGCACGGCGTGGCTGATTTCATCGTCAGCACCGTTGGCCAGGCAGCCACCAGCGACATCGTGGCGTGA